The following are encoded in a window of Halorarum salinum genomic DNA:
- a CDS encoding tyrosine--tRNA ligase yields MDAYERITRNASEVITEEEVRALAAEPEGRRAYVGYEPSGVLHIGHMLTANKLIDLQEAGFEIVVLLADVHAYLNDKGTFEEIRETAERMKRQFVAYGLEEENTEFVLGSEFQLDEDYVLDLHQIELSTTLNRAQRAMAEIQGGGAAKVSHVVYPLMQALDVEYLDLDLAVGGMDQRKVHVLHREVVPDLGYEARPCLHTPIIANLDDGVGKMSSSTGVTISMEDSTEAIEEKVNAAYCPPTRDPDPDGEGNERRNPVLEIFQYHVFPRFETVVVERPEQYGGDLEYDEYEALAADLESGELHPADAKGALARYLDELVAPGRAVLAEYDGE; encoded by the coding sequence ATGGACGCCTACGAGCGGATCACCCGGAACGCGTCCGAGGTGATCACCGAGGAGGAGGTGCGGGCGCTGGCCGCAGAGCCCGAGGGCAGGCGGGCGTACGTCGGCTACGAGCCGTCCGGCGTCCTCCACATCGGCCACATGCTCACCGCGAACAAGCTCATCGACCTCCAGGAGGCGGGGTTCGAGATCGTCGTCCTGCTCGCGGACGTGCACGCCTACCTCAACGACAAGGGCACCTTCGAGGAGATCCGCGAGACCGCCGAGCGGATGAAGCGGCAGTTCGTCGCCTACGGGCTCGAGGAGGAGAACACCGAGTTCGTGCTCGGCTCGGAGTTCCAGCTCGACGAGGACTACGTGCTCGACCTCCACCAGATCGAGCTCTCGACCACGCTCAACCGCGCGCAGCGGGCGATGGCCGAGATCCAGGGCGGCGGGGCCGCGAAGGTGAGCCACGTCGTCTACCCGCTGATGCAGGCGCTCGACGTCGAGTACCTCGACCTCGACCTCGCCGTCGGCGGGATGGACCAGCGGAAGGTCCACGTGCTCCACCGCGAGGTCGTCCCCGACCTGGGCTACGAGGCCCGCCCGTGCCTGCACACGCCGATCATCGCCAACCTCGACGACGGCGTCGGGAAGATGTCCTCCTCGACGGGCGTCACCATCTCGATGGAGGACTCGACCGAGGCGATCGAGGAGAAGGTCAACGCGGCCTACTGCCCGCCGACGCGCGACCCCGACCCCGACGGGGAGGGGAACGAGCGGCGGAACCCCGTCCTGGAGATCTTCCAGTACCACGTGTTCCCCCGGTTCGAGACGGTCGTCGTCGAGCGCCCCGAGCAGTACGGCGGCGACCTGGAGTACGACGAGTACGAGGCGCTCGCGGCCGACCTCGAGTCGGGTGAACTCCACCCCGCGGACGCGAAGGGCGCGCTCGCCCGGTACCTCGACGAACTCGTGGCCCCCGGCCGCGCGGTGCTCGCCGAATACGACGGGGAGTAG
- a CDS encoding universal stress protein → MTATAHAHSTADPAAEQSFDRIVVAVADPDDAAALADVATSLAAAHGATVHALSVVDMEAGGGHWDIVVERHEADATAAVDAVAERVAEAGLDAVRHVRYGSPDETIAAYAADHGADLIVMGAGARSGLRRFVSAGSTTPRVQRRSSVPVLAVPETSEE, encoded by the coding sequence GTGACCGCCACTGCCCACGCCCACTCGACCGCCGACCCCGCCGCCGAACAGTCGTTCGACCGCATCGTCGTCGCCGTCGCCGACCCGGACGACGCCGCGGCGCTCGCCGACGTCGCGACGTCGCTCGCGGCCGCCCACGGCGCGACCGTCCACGCGCTCTCGGTCGTCGACATGGAGGCCGGGGGCGGCCACTGGGACATCGTCGTCGAGCGTCACGAGGCCGACGCCACGGCCGCCGTCGACGCCGTCGCGGAGCGGGTGGCCGAGGCCGGCCTCGACGCGGTCAGGCACGTCCGCTACGGGAGCCCCGACGAGACCATCGCCGCCTACGCCGCCGACCACGGGGCGGACCTCATCGTGATGGGCGCCGGCGCTCGGTCGGGGCTCAGGCGGTTCGTCTCCGCCGGCAGCACCACGCCGCGCGTCCAGCGCCGCTCGTCGGTGCCGGTGCTCGCGGTGCCCGAGACGAGCGAGGAGTAG
- a CDS encoding DUF7470 family protein, whose protein sequence is MLDRLGTVGIVGLLLLVGGIALVAYADPVVAAGIALVIAGTGLVVKGLATNLLRQFGFA, encoded by the coding sequence ATGCTCGACAGACTCGGCACGGTCGGCATCGTCGGCCTCCTGCTGCTCGTGGGCGGCATCGCGCTCGTCGCGTACGCCGACCCCGTCGTCGCGGCCGGCATCGCGCTGGTCATCGCGGGGACGGGGCTCGTGGTGAAGGGGCTCGCGACGAACCTGCTGCGACAGTTCGGCTTCGCCTGA
- the eif1A gene encoding translation initiation factor eIF-1A has product MSDDDSGGRENLRMPDDDEVFAEVTNMLGANRVAVRCADGTERTARIPGRMQKRIWIREGDIVLVEPWDWQDEKADVTWRYEKAEADQLREEGHIQ; this is encoded by the coding sequence ATGAGCGACGACGACTCCGGCGGGCGCGAGAACCTCCGGATGCCCGACGACGACGAGGTGTTCGCCGAGGTGACGAACATGCTCGGCGCCAACCGCGTGGCGGTCCGGTGTGCCGACGGCACCGAGCGGACCGCCCGCATCCCCGGCCGGATGCAGAAGCGCATCTGGATCCGGGAGGGCGACATCGTGCTCGTGGAGCCGTGGGACTGGCAGGACGAGAAGGCCGACGTGACGTGGCGCTACGAGAAGGCCGAGGCCGACCAGCTCCGCGAGGAAGGTCACATTCAGTAG
- a CDS encoding SatD family protein, giving the protein MEGDERTYVVLGDVVGSRDVPERDRLRRELRAALAGANDEYGADVGAPFTPLKGVDEFGGTLTGRGTIYGVVRAVQEGLHPTVARYAVVRGEVDVNPDSTDVRTMDGPAFHRADELLADLASGDGNFVVETGDPSVDDLATAAGDLALAVREGWTERQMEVARAYRVQGTQVRVAEEFGVSKQAISKTLRAAQYDRVRRAEERLNRALASGADERGQ; this is encoded by the coding sequence ATGGAGGGGGACGAACGGACGTACGTGGTACTGGGCGACGTCGTCGGGTCCCGGGACGTTCCCGAGCGGGACCGACTCCGACGGGAACTCCGGGCCGCGCTCGCGGGCGCGAACGACGAGTACGGGGCCGACGTCGGCGCCCCGTTCACCCCCCTGAAGGGCGTCGACGAGTTCGGCGGGACGCTGACCGGGCGGGGTACGATCTACGGCGTCGTCCGCGCCGTCCAGGAGGGGCTCCACCCGACCGTCGCGCGCTACGCCGTCGTGCGCGGCGAGGTGGACGTGAACCCCGACTCGACCGACGTCCGCACGATGGACGGCCCCGCGTTCCACCGGGCGGACGAACTGCTCGCCGACCTCGCGAGCGGGGACGGGAACTTCGTCGTCGAGACGGGCGACCCGTCCGTCGACGACCTCGCGACGGCGGCCGGGGACCTCGCGCTCGCCGTCAGGGAGGGGTGGACCGAGCGACAGATGGAGGTCGCCAGGGCTTACCGGGTCCAGGGGACGCAGGTGCGCGTCGCGGAGGAGTTCGGCGTGAGCAAGCAGGCCATCTCGAAGACGCTCCGGGCGGCCCAGTACGATCGCGTCCGCCGGGCGGAGGAGCGACTGAACCGCGCGCTCGCGTCGGGTGCCGACGAGCGCGGGCAGTAA
- the rio1 gene encoding serine/threonine-protein kinase Rio1 → MTEEFGFVDQEEAEAPGDEWESLDVSDDEADRIARRQDADFDEFRIRVKDTEQFKVEASVFDDATLAAVYKLVQDGHIGAFGGPVSTGKEANVYEALGHDGEELAVKVYRINASNFHHMREYLQGDPRFEGIGSDKKKVVLAWVRKEFANLRRAKAAGVRVPEPIAVQRNVLVMDLVGHADDRARRLSEVEVENPETAYEVVREYMRRLYSAGLVHGDLSEYNMIIHEGELFVIDLGQAVTVHHPNAREFLERDCENVASFFSRQGLDVTGEELHEYVTRPEPEPSADLE, encoded by the coding sequence ATGACCGAAGAGTTCGGCTTCGTCGACCAGGAGGAGGCGGAGGCGCCGGGCGACGAGTGGGAGTCGCTCGACGTCTCCGACGACGAGGCCGACCGCATCGCCCGTCGGCAGGACGCCGACTTCGACGAGTTCCGCATCCGGGTGAAGGACACCGAGCAGTTCAAGGTCGAGGCGTCGGTGTTCGACGACGCGACGCTCGCGGCCGTCTACAAACTGGTGCAGGACGGCCACATCGGCGCCTTCGGCGGGCCGGTTTCGACGGGCAAGGAGGCGAACGTCTACGAGGCGCTCGGACACGACGGCGAGGAGCTCGCCGTGAAGGTGTACCGCATCAACGCCTCGAACTTCCACCACATGCGCGAGTACCTCCAGGGGGACCCGCGCTTCGAGGGCATCGGGTCGGACAAGAAGAAGGTCGTGCTCGCGTGGGTGCGCAAGGAGTTCGCGAACCTCCGGCGGGCGAAGGCGGCGGGCGTGCGCGTCCCCGAGCCGATCGCAGTCCAGCGGAACGTCCTCGTGATGGACCTCGTGGGGCACGCGGACGACCGCGCCCGCAGGCTCTCGGAGGTGGAGGTGGAGAACCCCGAAACGGCCTACGAGGTCGTCCGGGAGTACATGCGCCGGCTCTACTCGGCGGGGCTGGTCCACGGCGACCTCTCGGAGTACAACATGATCATCCACGAGGGGGAGCTGTTCGTCATCGACCTCGGCCAGGCGGTGACGGTCCACCACCCGAACGCCCGGGAGTTCCTCGAGCGCGACTGCGAGAACGTCGCCTCCTTCTTCTCCCGGCAGGGGCTCGACGTGACCGGCGAGGAGCTTCACGAGTACGTCACCCGACCGGAGCCGGAGCCGTCGGCGGATCTGGAGTGA
- a CDS encoding KH domain-containing protein, with protein MSTQHVKVPQDRIGAVIGEGGETMREIERRAEVRLDIDSESGSVAIDTVGDPVRGMMAPDIVRAIGRGFTPESALSLLEHDLRRFDLIDLAAKTRNRNDLQRQKGRLIGENGRTRQLMEELSGAEVVIKGTTLGVIGQPEEVEAVRRAAGMILDGAPHGAVYSFLERKHNELHGVPDLSPEAEGSR; from the coding sequence ATGAGCACCCAACACGTCAAGGTCCCCCAGGACCGCATCGGCGCGGTCATCGGCGAGGGGGGTGAGACCATGCGCGAGATCGAGCGACGCGCGGAGGTGCGCCTCGACATCGACTCGGAGTCCGGGTCGGTCGCGATCGACACCGTGGGCGACCCCGTGCGGGGGATGATGGCGCCGGACATCGTCCGCGCCATCGGCCGCGGGTTCACCCCGGAGTCGGCCCTCTCGCTGCTCGAGCACGACCTCCGGCGGTTCGACCTGATCGACCTGGCCGCGAAGACCCGCAACAGGAACGACCTCCAGCGACAGAAGGGCCGGCTCATCGGCGAGAACGGCCGGACGCGGCAGCTGATGGAGGAGCTCTCGGGGGCCGAGGTCGTCATCAAGGGGACGACGCTGGGCGTCATCGGCCAGCCGGAGGAGGTGGAGGCGGTGCGACGCGCCGCGGGGATGATCCTCGACGGCGCCCCCCACGGGGCGGTGTACTCGTTCCTCGAGCGCAAGCACAACGAACTCCACGGCGTGCCGGACCTCTCGCCCGAGGCCGAGGGCTCGCGCTGA
- the thsA gene encoding thermosome subunit alpha — protein MIVLSEDSQRTSGKDAQSMNITAGKAVAESVRTTLGPKGMDKMLVDSSGGVVVTNDGVTILKEMDIDHPAANMIVEVSETQEDEVGDGTTTAVVIAGELLDQAEELIDSDVHATTIAQGYRQASAKASELLEEKAIDVAAEDRETLEQIASTAMTGKGAESARDALAELVVDAVLAVRDEDGVDTDNVSVETVVGGSIGNSELIEGVIVDKERVDENMPYLVEDADVALFDGALEVQETEIDAEVNVTDPDQLQQFLDQEEKQLREMVDKLVDVGADVVFVGDGIDDMAQHYLAQEGILAVRRAKDSDLKRLARSTGGRVVANLDDIEADDLGFAGSVGQKDIGGDERIFVEDVDDAKSVTLVLRGGTEHVVDEVERAIEDSLGVVRTTLEDGQVLPGGGAPETELALELRDFADSVGGREQLAVEAFADALEVIPRTLAENAGLDPIDSLVDLRAKHDGGQFDAGLDAYTGDVVAMEGEGVVEPRRVKTQAIESATEAAVMLLRIDDVIAAGDLKGGGTDDGGDDEMPPGGGGMGGGMGGMGGMGGAM, from the coding sequence ATGATCGTGCTCTCGGAGGACAGCCAGCGCACGTCCGGAAAGGACGCGCAGTCGATGAACATCACGGCCGGCAAGGCCGTCGCCGAGTCCGTCCGGACGACGCTCGGCCCGAAAGGGATGGACAAGATGCTCGTGGACTCCTCGGGCGGCGTCGTCGTCACGAACGACGGCGTGACCATCCTGAAGGAGATGGACATCGACCACCCCGCGGCGAACATGATCGTCGAGGTGTCCGAGACCCAGGAGGACGAGGTCGGCGACGGCACCACGACCGCCGTGGTCATCGCGGGCGAACTCCTCGACCAGGCCGAGGAGCTGATCGACTCGGACGTCCACGCGACCACCATCGCGCAGGGGTACCGACAGGCCTCCGCGAAGGCCAGCGAACTCCTCGAAGAGAAGGCCATCGACGTCGCCGCCGAGGACCGCGAGACGCTCGAACAGATCGCCTCGACCGCGATGACGGGCAAGGGCGCCGAATCCGCCCGCGACGCGCTCGCCGAACTCGTCGTTGACGCCGTGCTCGCGGTGCGTGACGAGGACGGCGTGGACACCGACAACGTCTCGGTCGAGACGGTCGTCGGCGGCTCCATCGGCAACTCGGAGCTCATCGAGGGCGTCATCGTCGACAAGGAGCGCGTCGACGAGAACATGCCCTACCTCGTCGAGGACGCCGACGTCGCGCTGTTCGACGGCGCCCTCGAGGTGCAGGAGACCGAGATCGACGCCGAGGTCAACGTCACCGACCCCGACCAGCTCCAGCAGTTCCTCGACCAGGAGGAGAAGCAGCTCCGCGAGATGGTCGACAAGCTCGTCGACGTCGGCGCCGACGTCGTGTTCGTCGGCGACGGCATCGACGACATGGCCCAGCACTACCTCGCCCAGGAGGGCATCCTGGCGGTCCGCCGCGCGAAGGACTCCGACCTGAAGCGGCTCGCCCGCTCGACGGGCGGCCGCGTCGTCGCGAACCTCGACGACATCGAGGCCGACGACCTCGGCTTCGCCGGCTCCGTCGGCCAGAAGGACATCGGCGGCGACGAGCGCATCTTCGTCGAGGACGTCGACGACGCCAAGTCCGTCACGCTCGTCCTCCGCGGGGGCACCGAGCACGTCGTCGACGAGGTCGAGCGCGCCATCGAGGACTCGCTCGGCGTCGTCCGCACGACCCTCGAGGACGGGCAGGTCCTGCCGGGCGGCGGCGCCCCGGAGACCGAGCTCGCGCTCGAACTCCGCGACTTCGCCGACTCCGTCGGCGGCCGCGAGCAGCTCGCGGTCGAGGCGTTCGCCGACGCGCTGGAGGTCATCCCGCGCACGCTCGCCGAGAACGCCGGTCTCGACCCGATCGACTCGCTCGTGGACCTGCGCGCCAAGCACGACGGCGGCCAGTTCGACGCCGGCCTCGACGCCTACACCGGCGACGTGGTCGCCATGGAGGGGGAGGGCGTCGTCGAGCCCCGCCGCGTGAAGACGCAGGCGATCGAGTCCGCGACCGAGGCGGCCGTCATGCTCCTGCGCATCGACGACGTCATCGCGGCCGGCGACCTCAAGGGCGGCGGCACCGACGACGGCGGCGACGACGAGATGCCGCCGGGCGGCGGCGGCATGGGCGGCGGCATGGGCGGCATGGGCGGCATGGGCGGCGCGATGTAA